The proteins below are encoded in one region of Deltaproteobacteria bacterium:
- a CDS encoding TPM domain-containing protein yields the protein MAVRDVPKGPIATHAVQDLGGVMGPEYVALTRTMVIELERQTSAELAVITVDHLNGLPADAYSNALFQHLGPGKRDRNNGVLLLFARDDRRVRIETGYGLEALFTDARAGALLDQHAVPHFKAGTFGRGMYETARAIATTVAQAQGVTLILPDPATWPQQVPLPSAARSTAASPHPTTHAATADAYYRYYLLGTLLFAMLVLGGQAANIHFTQSKRRKEHAIGSGLGFGTTLWLGSTGWVMAAAIADHTLLPALGVAAGISSLLTWLHAQLRARWRRAVANYRLPCAQCRAPMALLSESADDAFLSADEQLEEKLRGMDYEVWHCAACNRTQRFEIPLPQALPCPQCRRRTIVKTGHIVDRATATASGRKEVVETCKNPRCHYTRRYLETLPALGSRTSGSRTTGPIGGGGFSGGGASSGPSFGGGRSGGGGAGRSW from the coding sequence ATGGCAGTGCGCGACGTCCCGAAAGGCCCGATCGCGACGCACGCGGTCCAGGATTTGGGCGGCGTAATGGGACCGGAATACGTCGCGCTCACGCGCACGATGGTGATCGAACTGGAACGGCAGACCAGTGCAGAGTTGGCCGTCATCACGGTCGACCATCTCAACGGTCTTCCGGCCGATGCGTACAGCAACGCCCTGTTCCAACATTTGGGCCCCGGGAAACGCGATCGCAACAACGGTGTGTTGCTGCTCTTTGCGCGCGACGACCGCCGCGTGCGGATCGAGACCGGGTACGGACTGGAAGCGCTATTCACCGACGCGCGCGCCGGCGCACTGCTCGACCAGCACGCCGTGCCGCACTTCAAAGCGGGCACATTCGGCCGCGGGATGTACGAAACCGCGCGGGCGATCGCCACCACGGTCGCGCAGGCGCAAGGCGTCACGCTGATACTGCCGGACCCGGCGACTTGGCCCCAACAAGTGCCGCTCCCAAGCGCGGCCCGCAGTACGGCGGCATCACCACATCCTACAACACATGCCGCAACAGCCGACGCGTACTACCGCTACTATCTGCTCGGCACACTCCTCTTCGCCATGCTGGTCCTCGGCGGTCAAGCCGCCAATATTCACTTTACCCAATCAAAGCGCCGCAAAGAACACGCGATCGGCTCCGGCCTTGGGTTCGGCACCACGCTCTGGCTCGGATCAACCGGCTGGGTCATGGCCGCAGCCATCGCAGACCACACGCTCCTCCCCGCACTCGGCGTGGCCGCCGGCATCAGCAGTCTGCTCACCTGGCTGCATGCGCAACTGCGCGCGCGTTGGCGCCGCGCGGTCGCAAACTACCGGCTGCCATGCGCCCAATGCCGCGCGCCGATGGCGCTGCTCAGCGAATCCGCGGACGACGCGTTTCTCTCGGCAGACGAACAGTTGGAAGAAAAACTCCGCGGCATGGATTACGAAGTCTGGCACTGCGCCGCATGCAATCGTACGCAACGCTTCGAAATCCCGCTGCCACAAGCGCTTCCGTGTCCACAATGCCGACGGCGCACGATCGTCAAGACGGGACACATCGTGGACCGTGCCACAGCGACCGCGTCGGGGCGCAAAGAAGTGGTCGAGACCTGCAAGAATCCGCGCTGCCACTACACGCGCCGCTATCTCGAAACACTCCCGGCCCTCGGCTCGCGGACTTCCGGGAGCAGAACCACAGGTCCAATCGGCGGCGGCGGATTCAGTGGTGGCGGCGCGAGTAGCGGTCCTTCGTTTGGCGGCGGCCGCTCCGGCGGCGGCGGCGCAGGCCGGTCGTGGTAA
- a CDS encoding LemA family protein: MQRRPLWITLGLLVVAVLYTTSTYNGFMQLEEDVKEAWGQVLNVYQRRADLIPNLVNTVKGYAAHEKETLTQVIEARAKATQIAPEALQNAFSNPQAFAQFEQAQAGLSSALSKLMVVVEKYPDLKANQNFLALQDQLEGTENRITVERQRFNEGVNTYNKTVRRVPGKFIASILGFTERPYFQATTGAENAPKVEF, translated from the coding sequence ATGCAACGCCGCCCACTTTGGATCACGCTCGGACTGCTGGTCGTCGCGGTACTCTACACGACCTCCACCTACAACGGCTTCATGCAACTCGAAGAAGACGTGAAAGAGGCCTGGGGGCAGGTCCTGAACGTCTATCAGCGCCGCGCCGATCTCATCCCTAATCTCGTGAATACCGTGAAGGGGTATGCCGCGCACGAAAAAGAGACGCTCACGCAAGTAATCGAGGCGCGGGCCAAAGCAACGCAAATCGCCCCTGAGGCATTGCAAAATGCGTTCAGCAATCCGCAAGCATTCGCCCAATTCGAACAGGCGCAAGCGGGCTTGAGCAGCGCGCTCTCGAAATTAATGGTCGTCGTAGAGAAATATCCCGACTTGAAGGCGAACCAAAATTTCCTCGCGCTGCAAGACCAACTGGAAGGCACGGAGAATCGGATCACCGTGGAACGACAACGCTTCAACGAAGGCGTGAACACGTATAATAAAACGGTCCGCCGCGTGCCGGGCAAATTCATCGCGTCGATCCTCGGATTCACGGAACGACCGTACTTCCAAGCCACAACGGGCGCCGAAAACGCGCCGAAAGTGGAATTTTGA
- a CDS encoding MgtC/SapB family protein — MQHELEFLRSLPIGWITKIAVAVLCGAIIGIERQLRRKAAGMRTNVMICLGAALYVLAAELIALRDGTAHMDPSRLAGQVVVGMGFIGAGSIIQSRGRIQGLTSAATMWVVAAIGVLIGLGFPLLGLIVTVLVVGLLEGVRLLEHHALGRCRMVTTRLSFRDQPQTWERLREVCAANDHPLDAQQVRSTTVASGARICFLELHYCYTHPDHAEVLFDLLKIPDVRQTSFEPGATPPST, encoded by the coding sequence ATGCAACATGAGTTGGAGTTCCTTCGTTCATTGCCGATCGGCTGGATCACAAAGATCGCCGTCGCAGTATTGTGCGGTGCCATTATTGGCATCGAACGACAGCTCCGTCGCAAGGCCGCGGGGATGCGCACCAACGTAATGATCTGCCTCGGCGCGGCGCTGTATGTGCTGGCCGCCGAGCTGATTGCGCTGCGCGACGGTACGGCCCATATGGACCCGTCGCGGCTGGCGGGGCAAGTGGTCGTCGGGATGGGCTTCATCGGCGCGGGCTCGATCATCCAATCGCGCGGCCGCATTCAAGGCCTCACCAGCGCAGCGACCATGTGGGTGGTCGCAGCGATCGGCGTATTGATCGGACTCGGATTCCCATTGCTGGGGCTGATCGTCACAGTGCTGGTCGTCGGCCTGTTGGAAGGCGTACGGCTGCTGGAACATCACGCGCTCGGCCGCTGCCGGATGGTCACGACGCGGCTCTCGTTTCGCGATCAACCACAGACGTGGGAGCGATTGCGGGAGGTTTGCGCCGCGAACGACCACCCGCTCGACGCACAACAGGTCCGCAGTACGACCGTGGCCAGCGGCGCCCGGATCTGCTTCTTGGAGCTGCACTACTGTTACACCCACCCCGATCATGCCGAAGTGCTCTTCGACCTGCTGAAGATCCCGGACGTCCGCCAGACCAGCTTTGAACCGGGCGCGACACCGCCGTCAACATGA
- a CDS encoding amidohydrolase family protein has product MWKKSDPSSFIYRGQANTMIYRATIIPPDREPIPDGYVAIRAGKIHDVGIWSDAIQVPPVRGKRRRAAAVEIVDLRGKFIIPGLIDGHVHLNSVPGLPTVLDQLDSTQRSRLEKIVTDYRNQVLRSYLYFGYTALVDLNVTDRAAQETLRAQSPRPDLFDCDGGVPIANGYPMRFLPDALRFQQYPNFLYDARQPTALPATAQVAAHTPEAVVDRIRNHGAICVKTYYEDGFGPQQNDWPTPTPALLQALVAHAHRHQLVTFLHANALAAQEVGVTNGIDVLAHGLWHWESEGNQIADNPTVQTLLDRIIAQQTGYMPTFQVLGGLQALLDPSYWEQPQIRHVIPPNMLTWFQSADGQALADTFRQEELGTTTGSPALLDPPLQRLAAVVKYLADRHARLLFGTDTPSAPVYGNLPGLNGYLEMRRWAAAGVPLATILRAATIENATHLHLQGHGTIAAGKLANLLILDANPLQNIEAYDAIAGAILHGRYYSRADFSAARH; this is encoded by the coding sequence GTGTGGAAAAAATCCGATCCGTCATCCTTCATCTATCGCGGTCAAGCCAACACGATGATTTATCGGGCGACAATCATTCCACCAGATCGCGAACCGATTCCCGACGGCTACGTGGCCATCCGCGCCGGCAAGATCCATGACGTCGGCATCTGGTCAGATGCCATTCAAGTGCCACCGGTCCGAGGTAAACGCCGCAGGGCGGCGGCTGTCGAGATCGTAGATCTGCGCGGCAAGTTCATCATTCCCGGACTCATCGACGGCCATGTGCATCTCAATTCCGTGCCGGGCCTGCCAACCGTGCTCGATCAGCTCGACTCCACGCAGCGTTCCAGACTGGAGAAGATCGTCACGGATTATCGGAACCAAGTCCTACGGAGCTATCTGTATTTCGGGTACACCGCACTCGTCGACCTCAACGTCACAGATCGCGCCGCGCAAGAAACGCTGCGCGCGCAATCACCCCGGCCAGACCTCTTCGATTGCGACGGCGGGGTCCCGATCGCGAACGGCTATCCGATGCGATTTCTTCCCGATGCGCTGCGGTTTCAACAGTATCCGAACTTTCTCTACGACGCCCGGCAACCCACAGCGCTTCCTGCCACGGCACAGGTCGCCGCACACACGCCGGAGGCGGTTGTGGATCGCATCCGCAATCATGGCGCGATCTGCGTGAAGACTTACTACGAAGACGGCTTCGGCCCCCAACAGAATGACTGGCCCACACCGACGCCCGCACTGCTGCAGGCACTCGTGGCCCACGCCCATCGGCATCAGCTGGTCACGTTTCTGCATGCCAATGCGTTGGCGGCCCAAGAGGTGGGCGTCACCAACGGAATTGATGTTTTGGCGCACGGACTCTGGCATTGGGAAAGCGAGGGGAACCAAATCGCCGACAACCCCACAGTGCAAACGCTCCTCGATCGGATCATCGCCCAGCAGACCGGCTACATGCCGACTTTTCAAGTGCTCGGCGGACTCCAAGCGTTGCTGGACCCCAGTTATTGGGAACAACCCCAGATTCGCCATGTGATCCCGCCAAACATGCTGACGTGGTTTCAATCGGCGGATGGCCAAGCCCTGGCCGACACGTTTCGCCAAGAGGAACTGGGAACGACCACGGGATCGCCAGCGCTCTTAGACCCACCGCTGCAACGACTCGCCGCTGTCGTGAAGTATCTGGCCGACCGTCACGCCCGCCTGCTCTTCGGCACCGACACACCGTCGGCCCCAGTCTATGGGAATCTTCCCGGCCTCAACGGCTATCTCGAGATGCGCCGCTGGGCAGCGGCCGGAGTGCCGCTAGCGACTATCCTCCGCGCCGCCACGATTGAAAATGCCACACACTTACATTTGCAGGGCCACGGAACAATCGCGGCCGGGAAACTCGCGAACCTGTTGATCCTCGATGCCAACCCGCTCCAAAACATCGAGGCCTACGATGCCATTGCTGGCGCCATCCTCCACGGCAGATACTATTCCCGCGCCGACTTCAGCGCGGCGCGCCACTGA
- a CDS encoding citrate synthase/methylcitrate synthase, with translation MIDATQEIIRGLEDVLVAETAISLVDGEQGRLTYRGYNIFDLAENSTFEETTYLLFYGQLPTKEHALQFERQLAAARALPTPILQILRELPKQAHPMAQLRTAIAAYGCFDPEADVVTEASFRTIGAKLIAQVGTMAAAIWRLSRGWEPVAPDPTLSYAANFLYMLQGQRPTPEAARIMDISLICHADHELPASTFSSLVVCSSLTDLYSSIAAAVGSLKGPLHGGANEQTLRNFDTIAGVENVGAYMAQVKEKKLKVPGIGHRVYKAYDPRAVIFKRIAEQLAKQHPALTKTFATAVELERQCLEVFGAKQLFPNVDYFSGIVYRSLGIDPLMFTPIFAVSRMAGWVSHLIEYLPQNRIFRPAGKYIGPAERPFVPHAERK, from the coding sequence ATGATCGACGCAACCCAAGAAATTATTCGCGGACTGGAAGACGTCCTCGTTGCTGAAACCGCCATCTCGTTGGTCGACGGCGAACAAGGGCGGCTCACGTATCGCGGTTACAACATCTTCGACTTGGCTGAGAATTCCACATTCGAAGAGACGACGTATCTCCTCTTCTACGGTCAACTGCCGACGAAAGAACACGCGCTCCAATTCGAACGCCAACTCGCCGCCGCGCGCGCACTGCCCACGCCGATTTTACAAATCTTGCGCGAACTCCCGAAACAGGCCCACCCGATGGCTCAACTCCGCACCGCGATTGCGGCCTACGGCTGTTTCGATCCGGAGGCCGACGTCGTCACCGAGGCGTCGTTCCGCACCATCGGGGCGAAGTTGATCGCGCAAGTCGGGACCATGGCCGCAGCGATCTGGCGCCTCTCGCGCGGTTGGGAACCGGTCGCTCCCGATCCGACGCTCTCCTACGCCGCCAACTTCCTCTACATGTTGCAAGGTCAACGGCCGACCCCGGAAGCCGCACGGATCATGGACATCTCGCTGATCTGCCACGCCGACCATGAACTCCCGGCCTCGACCTTTTCCAGTCTCGTGGTCTGTTCTTCATTAACGGATCTCTATTCCTCCATTGCCGCGGCCGTCGGCAGCCTGAAAGGCCCGCTGCATGGCGGGGCTAACGAACAGACACTGCGCAACTTCGACACCATCGCCGGCGTCGAAAACGTCGGCGCGTATATGGCGCAAGTGAAAGAGAAGAAGCTGAAGGTCCCCGGCATCGGACATCGCGTCTATAAGGCCTACGATCCGCGCGCGGTCATCTTCAAGCGCATTGCGGAACAGTTGGCGAAGCAACATCCGGCGCTCACCAAGACGTTCGCGACCGCAGTGGAGTTGGAGCGGCAATGTCTGGAGGTCTTTGGCGCCAAGCAGCTCTTCCCCAACGTTGATTATTTCTCCGGGATCGTCTATCGCAGCCTCGGTATCGATCCGCTGATGTTCACGCCGATCTTCGCCGTCTCGCGAATGGCCGGCTGGGTGTCGCACTTGATCGAATACCTCCCGCAGAACCGAATCTTCCGTCCCGCGGGAAAATATATCGGACCCGCGGAACGCCCGTTCGTGCCGCACGCTGAACGAAAATAG